In Sphaerisporangium krabiense, the DNA window TGCCGTTGGCGACCGCGTCGCAGGCGGTGATGCCGCCGAAGACGTTCACGAACACCGACTTGACGCTCGGGTCGGACAGCACGATCTCCAGACCGTTGGCCATGACCTCGGCGGACGCGCCGCCGCCGATGTCGAGGAAGTTCGCCGGACGCTGGCCGCCGAACTGCTCGCCCGCGTAGGCCACGACGTCGAGCGTGGACATGACCAGGCCGGCGCCGTTGCCGATGATGCCGACCGAGCCGTCGAGCTTGACGTAGTTGAGGTCCTTGGCCTTGGCCCTGGCCTCCAGCGGGTCCTCCGCGGACTTGTCGGCGTACGCCCCGTGCTCGGTCTGGCGGAAGGAGGCGTTGTCGTCGAGGGTGACCTTGCCGTCCAGCGCCTTCACCTCGCCGTCCTTGGTCAGGATCATGGGGTTGACCTCGACCAGCGTGGCGTCCTCGTCGACGAAGACGGCCCACAGCTTCTCGATGATCTCGGCGGCGCCGTCGAGCGCGGCCTCCGGCAGGCCGCCGGCCTGGGCGATCTCGCGCCCGCGCGCGCGGTCCACGCCGGTCAGCGGGGAGACCGGGATCTGCGCGACCTTCTCGGGGCTCGTGTGCGCGACCTCTTCGATGTCCATGCCGCCCGACGCGGAGCAGATGGCGAGGAAGGTGCGGTTCGCGCGGTCGAGCAGGAAGGAGAAGTAGTACTCCTCCGCGATCGCGCTGGCCTCTTCGACGAGCACCTTGTGAACCGTGTGCCCCTTGATGTCCATGCCGAGGATGTCGGTGGCCTTGCGCTCGGCGTCGGCGGCGTCGTCGGCGACCTTGACGCCTCCCGCCTTACCGCGGCCCCCGGTCTTGACCTGGGCTTTGACGACGACGCGGCCGGTCAGCTGGTCCGCTGCCGCGCGCGCCTCCTCCACGGTGCGCGCGACGACGCCGCGCGGCACCGGGATGCCGTATTCCGCGAAGAGCTCCTTCGCCTGATGTTCGAACAGGTCCACGAGGGTCCGTCCTTGCTTGTCCGGCTGACTTCTTCTCTACGTTGAGGGACCAGACCCCGGGGCACCCGCGAACTACCGGGAAGCCTGGCCTCAGAAGCCTAGCCGCCGCGGGAACGTGAAGCGCCCGCCGGGGGGCCTTTGCCGCCGCAGGACAAGTAATGCGATACGGCAAGTTTCCCCAAAATTCGTGAAACCACGGGCGGCGACGGCGCCCGCC includes these proteins:
- the sucC gene encoding ADP-forming succinate--CoA ligase subunit beta — protein: MDLFEHQAKELFAEYGIPVPRGVVARTVEEARAAADQLTGRVVVKAQVKTGGRGKAGGVKVADDAADAERKATDILGMDIKGHTVHKVLVEEASAIAEEYYFSFLLDRANRTFLAICSASGGMDIEEVAHTSPEKVAQIPVSPLTGVDRARGREIAQAGGLPEAALDGAAEIIEKLWAVFVDEDATLVEVNPMILTKDGEVKALDGKVTLDDNASFRQTEHGAYADKSAEDPLEARAKAKDLNYVKLDGSVGIIGNGAGLVMSTLDVVAYAGEQFGGQRPANFLDIGGGASAEVMANGLEIVLSDPSVKSVFVNVFGGITACDAVANGIVSAFKLLGDRGEAVTHPLVVRLDGNNAALGRQILSDAGLPRVELVDTMDDAAKRAAELAAVGA